The Saxibacter everestensis genome has a window encoding:
- a CDS encoding F0F1 ATP synthase subunit delta, whose translation MRGASRQSFAQAVERLEPLIAADGALPLGQQLLQVVGVLGSSSPLRKALTEPSRSVGDKQQLLKSILGSHVSDTTLDVVGGLIESQWSRSGDLVDAAERLGVISLAGSAQNERRMDEVEDQLFRFSRILAGNHDLQRALNNPDAPNQAKARLVEDLLGDRVAVEAVAMIGQAAVHPRGKTTAAVLESYGEILASRRAREIATVTVAKPLAPEQVERLGAALSRTYGRELVLNIQINPEIVGGLKVQVGDEVVDGSVATRLDDVRRRLAS comes from the coding sequence ATGCGCGGGGCGAGTAGACAGTCCTTTGCTCAGGCCGTCGAGCGTCTCGAGCCGCTCATTGCTGCGGACGGCGCCCTGCCACTCGGCCAGCAACTACTTCAGGTTGTTGGTGTGCTGGGCTCCTCCTCGCCGCTGCGCAAAGCCCTCACCGAGCCATCGCGCTCGGTTGGGGATAAGCAACAGCTGCTGAAGTCGATTCTCGGCTCGCACGTTTCCGACACCACACTGGATGTGGTTGGCGGACTGATCGAGTCCCAGTGGTCCAGGTCAGGCGATCTGGTCGATGCCGCGGAGCGTCTGGGAGTTATTTCCCTGGCCGGTTCGGCGCAGAACGAACGGCGAATGGACGAGGTCGAGGATCAACTGTTCCGTTTCTCTCGGATTCTTGCCGGCAATCATGACCTGCAGCGGGCGCTGAACAACCCGGACGCACCAAACCAGGCCAAGGCGCGCCTCGTCGAGGATTTGCTCGGCGACAGGGTAGCCGTCGAGGCAGTGGCCATGATCGGCCAAGCCGCGGTTCACCCCCGCGGAAAGACGACCGCGGCGGTGCTCGAAAGCTACGGCGAGATTCTGGCCAGTCGCAGGGCACGGGAGATTGCGACCGTAACGGTGGCAAAGCCTCTTGCGCCCGAGCAGGTCGAGCGTCTCGGCGCCGCACTAAGCAGGACGTATGGGCGTGAGCTCGTGCTGAACATTCAGATAAATCCTGAGATCGTCGGCGGGCTGAAAGTACAGGTGGGTGACGAGGTCGTAGACGGCTCGGTCGCCACCAGGCTTGATGACGTGCGCCGCCGGCTCGCGAGCTAG
- a CDS encoding F0F1 ATP synthase subunit B, whose translation MTPLILAAEDVNPLLPAVYDIVWSAVCFVIIFLVFWKKVLPNFKKTLDARSEAIQGGIEKAEKAQAEAAAALDEYQQQLAEGRAEAARIREEARAEGAQILAEMKEQAASEAARITATAHTQLEADRQQALVSLRSEVGNLATDLAARIVGETLSDDARASNVVDRFIAELEAEQPVQATAATKGN comes from the coding sequence ATGACTCCATTGATTCTTGCGGCAGAAGACGTTAACCCGCTGCTTCCTGCCGTCTATGACATCGTCTGGAGCGCAGTCTGCTTCGTCATCATCTTCCTGGTTTTCTGGAAGAAGGTGCTGCCGAACTTCAAGAAGACCCTCGACGCTCGCTCCGAAGCAATTCAGGGCGGAATCGAAAAGGCTGAGAAGGCACAGGCCGAAGCAGCAGCCGCCCTGGACGAATACCAGCAGCAGTTGGCCGAAGGACGCGCGGAAGCCGCTCGCATCCGGGAAGAAGCTCGTGCCGAAGGCGCGCAGATTCTTGCCGAAATGAAAGAGCAGGCCGCTTCGGAGGCAGCTCGGATCACGGCAACCGCGCATACCCAGCTGGAAGCAGACCGCCAGCAGGCGTTGGTGTCGCTGCGCAGTGAAGTGGGCAACCTGGCGACCGACCTGGCCGCGCGCATCGTGGGGGAGACCCTGTCCGACGATGCCCGTGCCTCGAACGTTGTCGACCGGTTCATCGCCGAACTTGAGGCAGAGCAGCCTGTACAGGCAACTGCCGCGACGAAGGGGAACTAA
- the atpE gene encoding F0F1 ATP synthase subunit C → MEILAEVSGSLSTVGYGLAAIGPGIGVGIVIGKTIEGTARQPELAGQLRGNMFLGIALIEALALIGIATPFFLTQ, encoded by the coding sequence GTGGAAATTCTCGCTGAAGTATCCGGCTCGCTCTCGACAGTCGGTTACGGCCTCGCCGCGATCGGTCCGGGTATCGGTGTAGGAATCGTCATCGGTAAGACCATCGAGGGAACCGCTCGCCAGCCGGAGCTTGCCGGCCAGCTGCGCGGAAACATGTTCCTCGGTATTGCGCTTATTGAGGCACTTGCCCTGATCGGTATCGCCACCCCGTTCTTCCTGACCCAGTAG
- the atpB gene encoding F0F1 ATP synthase subunit A: MEVLTAAGSIVSAASEGGFHAPTIEEFFPKAFLLEGTPFEFNRIMMLRVISTIVICAIFWIAASRLKLVPSRGQSLAEMAMDFVRVSIAEETMGKEKAAKFLPLITTIFFMVVAMNITGVIPFLNIAGTSVVGVPLLLALIVYVTYHAAGIKSQGLGGYLKTALILPGAPPAMHVLLIPIEFLTKFVIQPFTLTIRLLANMLVGHLLLVLAFGATWFFFFDASLGFKAFGFITFLGGFFVTLLEILIAVLQAYIFALLASVYINQATEAEH; this comes from the coding sequence GTGGAAGTCCTCACTGCGGCCGGATCAATTGTCAGCGCAGCCAGCGAAGGCGGATTCCACGCCCCAACGATCGAAGAGTTCTTCCCCAAGGCTTTCCTGCTCGAGGGCACTCCCTTTGAGTTCAACCGGATCATGATGCTCCGGGTAATTTCGACCATCGTGATCTGCGCCATCTTCTGGATCGCGGCCAGCAGGCTCAAGCTTGTGCCAAGTCGCGGCCAGTCGCTCGCCGAAATGGCAATGGACTTCGTCCGGGTGTCCATCGCCGAGGAAACCATGGGCAAGGAAAAGGCCGCGAAGTTCCTCCCGCTGATCACCACGATCTTCTTCATGGTCGTGGCAATGAACATCACCGGAGTTATCCCGTTCCTGAATATTGCCGGAACCTCGGTGGTCGGTGTGCCGCTGCTGCTCGCGCTGATCGTCTACGTCACTTACCACGCGGCCGGGATCAAGAGCCAGGGCCTTGGCGGGTACCTCAAGACAGCGCTGATTCTGCCCGGCGCGCCGCCTGCAATGCACGTGCTGCTGATTCCGATCGAGTTCCTGACCAAGTTCGTGATCCAGCCGTTCACGCTGACCATCCGATTGCTGGCAAACATGCTGGTCGGTCACCTGCTGCTGGTGTTGGCTTTCGGGGCCACCTGGTTCTTCTTCTTCGACGCTTCGCTCGGCTTCAAGGCCTTCGGCTTCATTACCTTCCTCGGCGGATTCTTCGTCACCCTGCTTGAGATCCTGATCGCCGTGCTGCAGGCCTACATCTTCGCGCTGCTTGCCTCGGTTTACATCAACCAGGCCACCGAGGCAGAGCACTAA